In Pectinophora gossypiella chromosome 5, ilPecGoss1.1, whole genome shotgun sequence, a genomic segment contains:
- the LOC126366792 gene encoding endocuticle structural glycoprotein ABD-5-like yields the protein MKLAIIVLCLVALVAAAPQRRGNYYSDYSTVQVLRYFNENSGVGSYSFGFEQSDGNKRQEQGELRNEGREDQYLAVKGSYSWVSPDGIVYTVTYVADDKGYQPEVEQGPGEVPAALAATLLGAG from the exons ATGAAATTG GCTATAATAGTTCTGTGTCTGGTGGCGTTGGTAGCAGCTGCTCCTCAACGAAGAGGCAACTACTACTCTGATTACAGCACTGTACAGGTCCTCCGATATTTCAACGAAAACTCCGGAGTCGGTTCATACAGCTTCGG TTTCGAGCAATCAGACGGCAACAAACGCCAGGAACAAGGAGAATTGCGGAATGAGGGTCGCGAAGACCAGTATCTGGCAGTAAAAGGAAGCTACTCGTGGGTGAGCCCTGATGGTATAGTCTACACTGTCACCTACGTCGCCGACGACAAAGGTTACCAACCAGAAGTCGAGCAAGGTCCCGGAGAAGTCCCTGCCGCCCTCGCTGCCACTCTTCTCGGCGCAGGATAA